The Desulfoscipio gibsoniae DSM 7213 genome contains a region encoding:
- a CDS encoding aspartyl-phosphate phosphatase Spo0E family protein, giving the protein MSDIKELIAEIEALRKVLVDSFESEYSDKDIIVISQRLDVLIVEYMKKKPGHP; this is encoded by the coding sequence ATGAGTGATATTAAAGAACTGATTGCAGAAATAGAGGCATTGAGAAAAGTATTGGTAGATAGTTTTGAAAGCGAATACTCAGATAAAGACATTATAGTAATAAGTCAAAGGTTGGATGTGCTTATTGTTGAATATATGAAAAAGAAGCCAGGACACCCCTGA
- a CDS encoding helix-turn-helix domain-containing protein, producing MKIYWYNGSKNIIGERVREARKKSTPPLTQQDLSAKLGVLGFNIDRVSISKIEAGDRFVADYEVIAIAQALNVSLNWLLTGSN from the coding sequence ATGAAGATATACTGGTATAACGGATCTAAAAATATAATTGGGGAAAGGGTAAGGGAGGCAAGAAAAAAATCGACCCCACCCTTAACTCAACAGGATTTATCAGCAAAGCTAGGTGTCCTTGGCTTTAACATTGACAGGGTTTCAATCTCAAAAATTGAAGCCGGTGACAGGTTTGTCGCTGATTATGAGGTTATTGCCATTGCTCAGGCACTAAATGTTTCTTTAAACTGGTTATTAACCGGAAGCAATTAA
- a CDS encoding HD-GYP domain-containing protein has product MAEYFIKKGSEYYTAQDIYDKRGMLLLSKGQKITAEVKNRLERLGKVDQEKSSDADNIQNVLLAQNDRQSTVLTPVTKEFVERMSIRDSRILEKPNDILINIIFESKTKPWWIYVNALSNYVDWLYTHSIDVAVVSLMMAVELGYSDEELTNLGIGAMLHDVGKLLVPKSIIQKPEKLTDSEMSLVRQHCELGMSSLESFNLPKEYMDIVMQHHERLDGSGYPKGLKGDEISRNSRIVMIADAVDAITSYRPYRQSQSMDVAINKLRNEKEKYPQELISLLEKILQ; this is encoded by the coding sequence ATGGCTGAATATTTTATCAAAAAGGGTTCCGAATATTATACTGCTCAAGATATTTATGACAAGAGAGGGATGCTGTTATTAAGCAAGGGTCAGAAAATAACAGCTGAAGTTAAAAATAGGCTGGAGAGGCTTGGAAAAGTCGATCAGGAAAAGTCAAGCGATGCTGATAATATACAAAATGTTTTGCTTGCTCAGAATGACAGGCAAAGCACTGTTCTCACTCCGGTTACCAAGGAATTCGTAGAAAGAATGAGTATCCGTGACAGTCGCATTCTAGAGAAACCTAATGACATATTAATCAATATAATATTTGAATCTAAAACTAAACCTTGGTGGATTTATGTCAACGCTTTGAGTAATTACGTGGACTGGCTATACACACATTCAATTGATGTTGCCGTGGTTTCGTTGATGATGGCTGTTGAACTGGGATACAGCGATGAAGAGCTTACTAACTTAGGTATAGGGGCAATGCTGCATGATGTAGGCAAATTGCTGGTACCAAAGTCAATTATACAAAAGCCTGAAAAATTGACCGATTCGGAAATGTCTTTAGTGAGACAGCATTGCGAATTGGGTATGAGTTCTCTTGAGAGCTTTAATCTACCTAAGGAGTATATGGATATTGTTATGCAGCATCATGAGCGTCTTGACGGAAGCGGATATCCAAAGGGACTGAAGGGAGACGAAATAAGCCGCAATTCAAGAATTGTAATGATTGCCGATGCTGTTGATGCAATCACCTCCTATAGGCCTTATAGGCAGTCACAGTCAATGGACGTTGCGATAAATAAACTCAGAAATGAAAAAGAAAAATATCCACAAGAATTAATTTCGTTGTTGGAAAAAATCCTTCAATAA